Proteins from one Triticum urartu cultivar G1812 unplaced genomic scaffold, Tu2.1 TuUngrouped_contig_5657, whole genome shotgun sequence genomic window:
- the LOC125529517 gene encoding protein NRT1/ PTR FAMILY 2.11-like → MDAAMPDLPPQQDEHNHNDGISMEKTTTDETSSGEPVRNYRGWKAMPYVIGNETFEKLGTLGTLWNLLVYLTTVYHIKSVNAATILNFFSGTSNLATILGAFISDTYLGRYTTLAAATIASFIGMVLLTLTAALHSLHPPACASNGQCEGPTPSQLAALMVSFFFLIVGAGGIRPCNLAFGADQFNPRTADGRRGIASFFNWYYFTFTIAMMLSATVIIYLQSDVNWALGLAVPAVLMGLSCVLFFMGTRLYVCVRPEGSPFTSFAQVLIAASRKRRLRRSHNTFELFDPPHQSKLVSKLAYTDQFTCLDKAAMRTTKDVLCSDEKTSANPWRLCTVQQVEEVKCLARIIPVWLSGIVYFVVITQLGTYVVFQAAQTDRRIIKSASFQIPQGSFIVFQMLALTVWIPVYDRVMVPTLFRFTKREGGITLLQRIGIGLALSVVTMLVSAAVEHRRRRTAMMSCFWLVPQQLIAGLSEAFAAIGLIEFYYRQFPENMRSVAGAFFFLGLGLASFASGLMVIAVHRATSRRDGRPDWLGG, encoded by the exons ATGGACGCCGCTATGCCTGATCTGCCGCCGCAGCAGGATGAGCACAATCACAACGATGGCATCAGCATGGAGAAGACGACCACCGACGAGACGTCGTCGGGCGAGCCAGTCCGCAACTACCGCGGATGGAAGGCCATGCCATACGTCATAG GGAATGAGACGTTCGAGAAGCTTGGCACGCTCGGGACACTATGGAACTTGCTAGTGTACCTGACGACAGTGTACCACATAAAAAGCGTCAACGCCGCCACCATACTCaacttcttctccggcaccagcAACCTCGCCACCATCCTAGGCGCCTTCATCAGCGACACCTACCTTGGCCGCTACACCACCCTGGCCGCCGCCACCATCGCCTCATTCATCGGCATGGTATTGCTCACCCTCACTGCCGCGCTCCACTCCCTCCACCCTCCTGCATGCGCTTCTAACGGACAATGTGAGGGTCCCACCCCATCCCAGCTTGCCGCGCTCATGGtatccttcttcttcctcattgTCGGCGCTGGCGGCATCCGCCCTTGCAACCTGGCATTCGGGGCCGACCAGTTCAACCCACGTACCGCCGATGGCCGCCGAGGCATCGCCAGCTTCTTCAACTGGTACTACTTCACCTTCACTATTGCCATGATGCTCTCTGCCACCGTCATCATCTACCTCCAGAGCGACGTCAACTGGGCTCTGGGCCTCGCAGTGCCTGCCGTGCTCATGGGCCTTTCTTGCGTGCTCTTCTTCATGGGCACACGCCTCTATGTCTGCGTTCGCCCCGAGGGCAGCCCGTTCACCAGCTTTGCACAGGTCCTCATCGCCGCCTCCCGCAAACGCCGCCTCCGACGATCTCACAATACTTTCGAGCTTTTTGACCCGCCACACCAGAGCAAGCTCGTCTCCAAGTTGGCCTACACCGACCAGTTCACATGCCTTGACAAGGCCGCCATGCGAACCACCAAGGATGTACTTTGCTCCGACGAGAAGACGTCGGCGAACCCGTGGCGGCTATGCACGGTGCAGCAGGTGGAGGAGGTGAAGTGCCTGGCACGCATCATCCCGGTGTGGTTGTCGGGTATTGTCTACTTCGTGGTGATCACCCAGCTAGGGACCTACGTCGTGTTCCAGGCGGCCCAGACTGACCGCCGGATCATCAAGTCTGCCAGCTTCCAGATCCCGCAGGGCTCCTTCATCGTCTTTCAAATGCTTGCCCTCACAGTGTGGATCCCGGTGTATGACCGAGTGATGGTGCCGACACTTTTTCGCTTCACCAAGCGTGAGGGCGGCATCACCTTGCTCCAGCGGATCGGCATCGGGTTGGCGCTCTCCGTGGTGACGATGCTGgtgtcggcagccgtggagcaccgtcggcgccggacGGCTATGATGTCATGCTTCTGGCTGGTGCCGCAACAACTGATTGCCGGACTGTCGGAGGCATTTGCTGCCATCGGGCTGATCGAGTTCTACTACCGACAGTTCCCGGAGAACATGCGAAGCGTAGCCGGGGCATTCTTCTTCCTGGGGCTCGGGCTGGCAAGCTTCGCAAGCGGGCTCATGGTGATTGCGGTGCATCGGGCGACGAGCAGACGGGACGGGCGGCCGGACTGGCTGGGGGGGG